ATTTGACTGTAGATATATTAGATTTGCTCCAAATTTTCCAAAATCTGATTATTATCCGAATAATACATATAGAAATTGGATGGATATCGATTCCCTTCTTAATAATTTCGAGTATTGGTTAAAAGAAGAAGTAAAGCCTTATTTAGAAGAAATTGAGGCTCCGGATCTTTGGGAACAATTTAAAAACTCTTCAATTACGCAAATCAAGTTCGAAGAATCTGATTCTCACAAATCTTTTAACAAATCGGAAAAGGAAAACATTCGATCTGCTTTAGAAAAATTTAAAATAGAACTTCTAACGACATACAAACCACCAAATAGTGAAATCAAAATCATCACAGAAAAAATATCGTATTTATCTAAAAAATTAGACGAATTGAACAGATTTGATTGGCAGGGTGTTGCTATCTCAACAATTATTAGCATGTCTGTATCGTTGAATTTAGATACTGAAAAAGGGAAAATACTTTTTTCAATGTTTAAAAAGGCATTTAAATATGCTTTCGATTTACTCGTTTAGCAGACTGCCAGGGGCAGCAATATCTTTCCCTGAACTCAACCGTTACAAATCTGAATTTGTGAATGAAAATCTAACACAAGATATATGGTTGGTGATATTTTTTTCATAACAGGGACAATCAAGTTATTGCATTAAAAACATCCCGTTTCAGGTTTTTTCTGAACACCATTCTATAATATAAAAAGGTTATTTTTCAAGGACATCCAAATCTTGCTTTTAAAAATATGGTTATTCTCCAATAAAACTTAATGGGGATTGGATTTATTCGTTTTGGCTTTTTTCTATATAAATGAATATTTCTTTACACAAATTTGAAACACTGATACTGATTTACAGATCAAATTTTTTAATCTTTGCAGGTCGGATAACATTCAAATTGACGGGTTGTCCAGATCTGTATAATCATAGGTTCGCAACCTTACATCAAAGGAAATAATCCTATGTCAGAAATGATTGCATATTGTGGTCTTTTATGCTCAAGCTGTCCGCAATACATAGCCACACAAAATGATGATGATATTGCAAGAGAACAGATTGCCAAACAAATAGCAGAAAAATTTGGCCTTATATACAAACCTGAAGAGATAAATTGTGATGGTTGCCTTTCTTCAGGCGGTAGGCTTATTGGTTTTTGTAATACTTGTGATGTTAGAAAATGTGGTATCGAAAAATCAGTTGAGAATTGTACAGCCTGCGATGATCAACCATGCGATAAGCTAAATAAGTTTCATGAATTTTCTCCAGATGCAAAAGTATCTTTTAAAGCTTTGCTACAGAAGAACAGATAATTATATAAAATATTTTGCTAACAAATGGCTAAGCAGCATTCACCGCTACAAATGGAACAATAATGAA
The genomic region above belongs to Bacteroidota bacterium and contains:
- a CDS encoding DUF3795 domain-containing protein yields the protein MSEMIAYCGLLCSSCPQYIATQNDDDIAREQIAKQIAEKFGLIYKPEEINCDGCLSSGGRLIGFCNTCDVRKCGIEKSVENCTACDDQPCDKLNKFHEFSPDAKVSFKALLQKNR